From Hymenobacter sedentarius, a single genomic window includes:
- a CDS encoding DUF4136 domain-containing protein → MLRIINALSLIGLVAALAACMTTREAKVDSDYSYRGNFRHYRTYDFVTGTGLTADTSRLGTSVREAIQQRLQAQGYRLARRRPDMLVNFRVYQGDMNFHGFAQEDLTQWIKRNIEETDDTPKEERQGYQPVRLLLAEGTLLLTLIDVKTNRAVWNGYASGVSVPEGPMGEIVLRRSVRSILDRYRVFTEEFANGSLPRTESGESGR, encoded by the coding sequence ATGTTACGTATTATCAATGCTCTGTCTCTTATCGGTCTCGTGGCGGCTTTGGCGGCCTGCATGACCACCCGCGAAGCCAAGGTTGACTCCGACTACAGCTACCGCGGCAATTTCCGCCACTACCGCACCTATGATTTTGTGACCGGCACCGGCCTCACCGCCGACACCAGCCGCCTGGGCACGTCGGTGCGCGAAGCCATCCAGCAGCGCCTCCAGGCCCAGGGCTACCGCCTGGCCCGCCGCCGCCCCGATATGCTGGTCAACTTCCGCGTGTACCAGGGCGACATGAACTTCCACGGCTTTGCGCAGGAAGACCTCACCCAGTGGATCAAGCGCAACATTGAGGAAACCGACGACACCCCCAAGGAAGAGCGCCAAGGCTACCAGCCCGTGCGCCTGCTGCTGGCCGAAGGCACGCTGCTCCTCACCCTCATCGACGTGAAAACCAACCGCGCCGTCTGGAACGGCTACGCCTCCGGCGTGAGCGTGCCCGAAGGTCCCATGGGCGAAATCGTGCTGCGCCGCTCCGTCCGCTCCATCCTCGACCGCTACCGGGTATTTACTGAGGAATTCGCTAATGGCTCTCTGCCCCGCACGGAGTCCGGAGAATCGGGCCGGTAA
- a CDS encoding DUF4136 domain-containing protein: MTNSLRILLTLSLGAGLSSCITMQEARIESDYSYSGNFRRYRTYDFVHSYGPLSDTSRLGLVLRDAIQQRLQQQGYRAAAKRPDLLVNYHIFEGAVNLRGYNQEELERWVAQHEGEADDTPEQSRQTYDPVRRLLTDGTLMVTLVDARSQRAIWNGYASGVDVPDNARAETVLRRSVRSIFDRYRILAKGYLLSPNAAETGGH, encoded by the coding sequence ATGACCAATTCTTTACGCATTCTCTTGACCCTTAGCCTCGGTGCGGGCCTCAGCAGCTGCATTACCATGCAGGAAGCCCGAATTGAATCAGACTATAGCTACAGCGGCAATTTTCGCCGATATCGCACCTACGATTTTGTGCACTCCTACGGGCCTCTGAGCGACACCAGCCGCCTGGGGCTGGTGCTGCGCGACGCCATTCAGCAGCGCCTGCAGCAGCAGGGCTACCGGGCCGCGGCCAAACGGCCCGATTTGCTCGTCAACTACCACATTTTTGAAGGCGCCGTGAACCTGCGCGGCTACAACCAGGAAGAGCTGGAGCGCTGGGTGGCCCAGCACGAAGGCGAAGCCGACGACACCCCCGAGCAAAGCCGCCAAACCTACGACCCGGTGCGCCGCCTGCTCACCGACGGCACCCTGATGGTGACCCTGGTAGACGCCCGCTCGCAGCGGGCCATCTGGAACGGCTACGCCTCCGGCGTGGACGTGCCCGACAACGCCCGGGCCGAAACCGTGCTGCGCCGCTCCGTGCGCTCCATTTTCGACCGGTATCGCATTCTGGCCAAAGGCTACCTCCTATCGCCCAACGCCGCCGAAACCGGCGGCCACTAG
- a CDS encoding ABC transporter ATP-binding protein has protein sequence MFEFLKSISAKNPNGSRGGGDKPPVSVRERVSALRNLPAFLKLIWQTSPALALSNMVLRLLRAGLPLAMLYVGQLILDAVVHLTRLPAPERVLTPVLELVALEFGLVLLTDALGRGVALLDSLLGDLFANQSSIRLMAHAAELDLDQFEDSTFYDKLERARRQTLSRTVLMSQVLSQGQDLVTLVLLAGGLVAFQPWLLVLLLLAVVPAFLGESHFNERSYSLSHSWTPERRELDYLRQTGASDETAKEVKIFGLSDFLINRFRELSDDFYRQNKSLVLRRAAWGTLFAAVGAAGYYGAYVYILARAVAGQISLGQLTFLAGSFARLRGLLEGILSRFSSVADGALYLQDFFDFFALRPRIVRQEVKGETARSFPRPIREGFQFENVGFQYKNGTKWAIRNLSFKLEAGEKLALVGENGAGKTTLVKLLARLYDPTEGRILLDGHDLREYDPAELRQEIGVIFQDFVRFQLPAGQNLAVGRIEERQNQPRIETAAQQSLADTVIAKLPGGYDQMIGRRFNGGVDLSGGEWQKIALGRAYMRDAQLLILDEPTAALDARAEHEVFQRFAELTKGKTAVLISHRFSTVRMADRILVIENGQFVEIGSHETLLAKGGRYAELFALQAAGYR, from the coding sequence ATGTTTGAATTCCTGAAATCCATTTCTGCCAAGAACCCCAACGGCTCCCGCGGGGGCGGCGACAAGCCGCCCGTGAGCGTGCGCGAGCGGGTATCGGCGCTGCGCAACCTGCCGGCGTTTCTCAAGCTCATCTGGCAAACCAGCCCCGCGCTGGCGCTCTCCAATATGGTGCTGCGCCTGCTGCGGGCGGGCCTGCCGCTGGCCATGCTCTATGTGGGCCAGCTCATTCTCGATGCGGTGGTGCACCTTACCCGCCTGCCCGCCCCCGAGCGGGTGCTGACGCCCGTGCTCGAGCTGGTGGCGCTGGAGTTTGGCCTGGTGCTGCTCACCGATGCCCTGGGCCGCGGCGTGGCCCTGCTCGATTCGCTGCTCGGCGACTTGTTTGCCAACCAGTCGTCCATTCGCCTTATGGCCCACGCCGCCGAGCTCGACTTGGACCAGTTCGAGGACAGCACCTTCTACGACAAGCTGGAGCGTGCCCGCCGCCAAACCCTCTCGCGCACCGTGCTCATGAGCCAGGTGCTCTCGCAGGGCCAGGACCTGGTCACGCTGGTGCTGCTGGCCGGGGGGCTGGTGGCCTTCCAGCCGTGGCTGCTGGTGCTGCTGCTGCTGGCCGTGGTGCCGGCCTTCCTTGGCGAGTCGCACTTCAACGAGCGTAGCTACTCCCTCTCGCACTCCTGGACGCCCGAGCGCCGCGAGCTCGACTACCTCCGCCAGACCGGCGCCTCCGACGAAACGGCCAAGGAAGTGAAGATTTTCGGGCTCTCCGACTTCCTCATCAACCGCTTCCGCGAGCTGTCCGACGACTTCTACCGCCAAAACAAAAGCCTCGTGCTGCGCCGCGCCGCCTGGGGCACGCTCTTCGCGGCCGTGGGCGCGGCCGGCTACTACGGCGCCTATGTCTACATCCTGGCCCGCGCCGTGGCCGGGCAGATTTCCCTGGGCCAGCTCACGTTCCTGGCCGGGTCGTTTGCGCGCCTGCGTGGGCTGCTCGAAGGCATCCTGAGCCGCTTTAGCTCCGTGGCCGATGGGGCCTTGTACTTGCAGGACTTTTTCGACTTCTTTGCACTGCGGCCCCGCATTGTGCGGCAGGAAGTTAAAGGCGAAACCGCTCGGTCGTTCCCGCGCCCCATCCGGGAGGGCTTCCAGTTTGAAAACGTCGGGTTCCAGTACAAGAATGGTACAAAATGGGCCATTCGTAACCTTTCATTTAAGCTGGAAGCTGGCGAAAAGCTAGCGCTGGTGGGCGAAAACGGCGCTGGCAAGACCACGCTGGTCAAGCTCCTGGCCCGGTTGTACGACCCCACCGAGGGCCGCATCCTGCTTGACGGCCACGACCTGCGCGAGTACGACCCCGCCGAGCTGCGCCAGGAAATCGGCGTCATCTTCCAGGACTTTGTGCGCTTCCAGCTGCCGGCCGGCCAAAACCTGGCCGTGGGCCGCATCGAAGAGCGCCAAAACCAGCCCCGCATCGAAACCGCCGCCCAGCAAAGCCTGGCCGATACCGTGATTGCGAAGCTGCCCGGGGGCTACGACCAGATGATAGGCCGCCGCTTCAACGGCGGCGTGGATTTGAGCGGTGGCGAGTGGCAGAAAATTGCCCTGGGCCGGGCCTACATGCGCGACGCTCAGTTGCTCATCCTCGACGAGCCCACCGCCGCCCTCGACGCCCGCGCCGAGCACGAAGTTTTTCAGCGCTTTGCAGAATTAACCAAGGGCAAGACGGCCGTGCTTATCAGCCACCGGTTCAGCACGGTACGCATGGCCGACCGCATCCTGGTGATTGAAAACGGCCAATTTGTGGAAATCGGCTCGCACGAAACGCTGCTCGCCAAGGGCGGGCGCTATGCCGAGCTTTTTGCGCTGCAGGCCGCCGGCTACCGATAG
- a CDS encoding MFS transporter, which translates to MATPASRPYSIGFWLMCLSSFLFFLSFNLLLPELPDHLSRLGGGEYKGYIIALFTVTAALSRPFSGKLADTVGRIPVMVFGSLVCFVCGFFYPWALTVTGFLTLRLLHGFSTGFKPTGTAAFIADIVPMERRGEAMGLLGVTGALGMAFGPAFGSWVAQHFSLNTMFYCSSGAALLSLLVQGTLTETLPLAQRRRFSLRLLKLKWEEVLEPRVLAPAIVTALCLFPYGAVLTVIPDQSRLLGLTGSTKGLFYICYTVASLSIRLVAGKASDTHGRVPVLRISAGILAAGLVLLVWSPSVPVFLAGAVVFGIGTGLNSPTLYAWTIDLSHPERRGRGVATMYIALEIGIGLGALLAGWIFSNRAGRLPYVHALSLLCVLLAVAYLFTVKSTGPMAAVGVPEPAPEPSPEAVV; encoded by the coding sequence ATGGCCACTCCTGCTTCCCGCCCCTACTCCATCGGCTTCTGGCTGATGTGCTTGTCGTCGTTTCTGTTTTTCCTGAGCTTCAATTTGCTGCTGCCGGAGCTGCCCGACCACCTTTCGCGGCTGGGCGGCGGCGAGTACAAGGGCTACATCATTGCCTTGTTTACGGTCACGGCGGCCCTGTCGCGGCCTTTTTCGGGCAAGCTCGCCGATACCGTGGGGCGCATCCCCGTGATGGTGTTTGGCTCGCTGGTGTGCTTTGTGTGCGGGTTTTTCTATCCCTGGGCCCTCACGGTTACGGGGTTTCTCACGCTGCGGCTGCTGCACGGCTTCAGCACCGGGTTTAAGCCCACGGGCACGGCCGCCTTCATCGCCGACATTGTGCCCATGGAGCGGCGCGGCGAGGCCATGGGCCTGCTCGGCGTCACGGGGGCGTTGGGCATGGCGTTTGGGCCGGCGTTTGGCTCCTGGGTGGCCCAGCACTTCTCCCTGAACACCATGTTTTACTGCTCCAGCGGCGCGGCGCTGCTCTCGCTGCTGGTGCAGGGCACCCTCACCGAAACCCTGCCCCTGGCCCAGCGGCGGCGCTTTAGCCTGCGGTTGCTCAAGCTGAAGTGGGAGGAGGTGCTGGAGCCCCGCGTGCTGGCGCCGGCCATCGTCACGGCGCTGTGCCTGTTTCCCTACGGCGCCGTGCTCACCGTCATCCCCGACCAAAGCCGGCTGCTGGGCCTCACCGGCTCCACCAAGGGCTTGTTCTACATCTGCTACACGGTGGCCTCGCTGAGCATCCGGCTGGTGGCGGGCAAGGCCTCCGATACCCACGGGCGCGTGCCGGTGCTGCGCATATCGGCGGGCATCCTGGCGGCGGGGCTGGTGCTGCTGGTATGGTCGCCGTCGGTGCCGGTGTTTCTGGCGGGGGCCGTGGTGTTCGGCATCGGCACCGGGCTCAACTCGCCCACGCTCTACGCCTGGACCATCGACCTGAGCCACCCCGAGCGCCGCGGCCGGGGCGTGGCCACCATGTACATCGCCCTGGAAATCGGAATTGGGCTGGGTGCCCTGCTCGCCGGCTGGATATTCTCCAACCGGGCCGGCCGCCTGCCCTACGTACACGCCCTGAGCCTGCTGTGCGTGCTGCTGGCCGTGGCGTACTTATTCACCGTGAAGTCGACCGGCCCCATGGCCGCCGTGGGCGTGCCAGAGCCAGCCCCCGAGCCCTCGCCCGAAGCGGTGGTGTGA
- a CDS encoding DUF3857 domain-containing protein — translation MHTTLLPGRLRQALPVLLGCFLTAVAAQAQPEPIKFGQIDKADLTAAPFAADSAAGAVVLCDFGRSRLRGKRSGLEIVFERVTRIKILKKSGYDEASVEIPLYHREGDQEKISNLRGFTYNLVNGVVVKTKLEPGGAFVEKRTPNVNVQKFTLPNVQEGAVLEYAYTLSSDFLFNFQDWTFQRDIPVRYSEYRSSIPTFYKYNILYQGNRTPDVNLMSVGQTTLMLDNKVGDGLSAGLTNGTLSVTASTEDHQWVLKNVPAFRAEPYMTTAQDYVARLDFELTGEQWPEQPYQDLTGTWDKINARLLADEDFGGRLGQAGALKAQLQGLAAQYPDVAACAAAVRQLVLAAMRYDGTDRYYAREPLRKALDAHRGSSADVNLLLLAALQEAGVPAHPLLLSTRDHGRVNKEIPLLERFNYVVALVPLAAGKDLLVDATDAQLPCGMLPERCLNRVGRLITKFPNDSRWVDLTPAQRHVHYQQVNLTLDADGGLTGNVHEEHGGYAAADARAQLTALGEKKYLAGLQQRHEAWAMPKLAVTHADDVDKPLALDYTFSQPSTEKPDGGPLYLSPLSEFGTSQNPFRHEQRSFAVDFGAAQEELVVINLALPAGYELAEVPKPANVNLPDNGGKFYYAVSAAMPGRVQLTTRLILANPVYAAEDYANLRELYRLLLEKQAEKLIIKKKANG, via the coding sequence ATGCACACTACTCTACTGCCTGGCCGGCTGCGGCAGGCACTGCCGGTGCTGTTGGGCTGTTTTTTAACCGCAGTGGCCGCTCAGGCCCAGCCGGAGCCCATTAAATTTGGCCAGATAGACAAGGCCGACCTCACGGCCGCTCCCTTCGCCGCCGACAGCGCGGCCGGGGCCGTGGTGCTGTGCGATTTTGGCCGCTCGCGCCTGCGGGGCAAGCGCAGCGGCCTCGAAATAGTATTTGAGCGGGTCACGCGCATCAAAATCCTGAAGAAGTCGGGCTACGACGAGGCCAGCGTCGAAATCCCGCTCTACCACCGCGAAGGCGACCAGGAAAAGATTTCCAACCTGCGCGGCTTTACCTACAACCTGGTGAACGGCGTGGTGGTAAAAACCAAGCTGGAGCCCGGCGGCGCCTTCGTCGAAAAGCGCACGCCCAACGTGAACGTGCAGAAATTTACGCTTCCCAATGTGCAGGAAGGCGCCGTGCTGGAATACGCCTACACCCTCAGCTCCGATTTCCTGTTCAACTTCCAGGACTGGACGTTTCAGCGCGATATTCCGGTGCGCTACAGCGAGTACCGCTCCAGCATCCCCACTTTCTACAAGTACAACATCCTCTACCAGGGCAACCGCACGCCCGATGTGAACCTGATGAGCGTGGGCCAGACCACCCTGATGCTCGACAACAAAGTAGGGGACGGCCTCAGCGCCGGGCTGACCAATGGCACCCTCTCCGTAACGGCCTCCACCGAGGACCACCAGTGGGTGCTCAAAAATGTACCGGCCTTTCGCGCCGAGCCGTACATGACTACCGCGCAGGACTACGTGGCCCGGCTGGACTTTGAGCTCACCGGCGAGCAGTGGCCCGAGCAGCCCTACCAGGACCTGACCGGCACCTGGGACAAAATCAACGCCCGGCTGCTGGCCGACGAGGACTTTGGCGGCCGCCTCGGCCAGGCCGGGGCGCTGAAAGCCCAATTGCAGGGCCTCGCAGCCCAATACCCCGACGTAGCGGCCTGCGCCGCCGCCGTGCGCCAGCTGGTGCTGGCCGCCATGCGCTACGACGGCACCGACCGCTACTATGCCCGGGAGCCCCTGCGCAAGGCCCTGGACGCCCACCGCGGCTCGTCGGCCGATGTGAACCTGCTCCTGCTGGCCGCGCTGCAGGAAGCCGGCGTGCCGGCCCACCCGCTGCTGCTCAGCACCCGCGACCACGGCCGCGTCAACAAGGAAATTCCGCTGCTCGAGCGGTTCAACTACGTGGTGGCCCTGGTGCCCCTGGCCGCCGGCAAAGACCTGCTGGTAGACGCCACCGATGCGCAGCTGCCCTGCGGCATGCTCCCCGAGCGCTGCCTCAACCGCGTGGGCCGCCTCATCACCAAGTTCCCGAACGACAGCCGCTGGGTGGACCTCACCCCGGCCCAGCGCCACGTGCACTACCAGCAGGTAAACCTGACGCTGGACGCCGATGGTGGCCTCACCGGCAACGTGCACGAGGAGCATGGCGGCTACGCGGCCGCCGACGCCCGCGCCCAGCTCACCGCCCTGGGCGAGAAGAAGTACCTGGCCGGGCTGCAGCAGCGGCACGAGGCCTGGGCCATGCCCAAGCTCGCCGTAACCCACGCCGACGACGTGGACAAACCCCTGGCCCTGGACTACACCTTCAGCCAGCCCAGCACCGAGAAGCCCGATGGCGGCCCCCTCTACCTGAGCCCGCTGAGCGAGTTTGGAACCAGCCAAAACCCGTTTCGGCACGAGCAGCGGTCCTTCGCCGTCGACTTTGGGGCCGCGCAGGAAGAGCTAGTGGTCATCAACCTGGCCCTGCCCGCGGGCTATGAGCTGGCCGAGGTGCCCAAGCCCGCCAATGTGAACCTGCCCGACAACGGCGGCAAGTTCTATTACGCCGTGAGCGCCGCCATGCCCGGGCGCGTGCAGCTCACCACCCGCCTCATCCTGGCCAACCCCGTGTATGCGGCCGAAGACTACGCCAACCTGCGCGAGCTGTACCGCCTGCTGCTGGAAAAGCAGGCCGAAAAACTCATCATAAAGAAGAAAGCCAACGGTTAG
- a CDS encoding DUF3857 domain-containing protein, translating to MKLPLRSSLTLAALLSAFAAQAQPEPIKFGKPDPKDLTAAPFVGDSAAAAVVLCDYGTTTIQYINNDFQLVSERITRIKILKKAGYEVATVQVPLFHRNSSEEKITGLRGFTYNLVNGQVQKSKLESSNVFTEDRTKNVRVRKFTLPDVREGAVIEYAYIVTSDFFFNFQDWTFQRDIPTRWSEFRATIPEYFHYKMLMQGYHPLEVQTKTDNMTQFTVHTAGGFSGSGFGTTREAASNETVTARVTNYNWAMKNVPAFRNEPFMTTSEDYVDRINFQLAGEQFPGQAYQNVAATWDKINSELLSDENFGLQLDRGNFLKPQMQALATQYPDVAERAAAVREVVMSGIRYDGTNRYSTDGSLRKAYDAHLGSAADVNLLLIAGLRDAGIPAQPLLLSTRSHGRVNEALALLDKFNYVVALVPLADGKDLLLDATEPLLPAGVLPERCLNHLGRLITKKPEDGRWVDLSPAQRHVRYQQVQLTMDAQGGLTGKVHQEHGGYAGVAARKHMATLGEKKYLAELTTQHSTWTVPKLTVGQRENVAKPLALDYEFTQPADDNATAGTFYLSPLREFSSEQNPFRHDDRLFPVDFGAAQDETTMVTLTLPTGYELAEMPKSAVLDLPDGGGRFLYSVATTTPNTVQLTGRLSLRKPAYAAAEYAQLREFYRLMLQKQGEKLVIKKKA from the coding sequence ATGAAGCTACCCCTACGCTCGTCCCTTACCCTGGCCGCCCTGCTGAGTGCTTTCGCGGCGCAGGCCCAGCCCGAACCCATCAAATTCGGCAAGCCCGACCCGAAAGACCTGACGGCCGCGCCCTTTGTGGGCGATAGCGCCGCCGCGGCCGTGGTGCTGTGCGACTACGGCACCACCACCATTCAGTACATCAACAACGACTTCCAGCTGGTATCGGAGCGGATTACGCGCATCAAAATCCTGAAGAAAGCGGGCTACGAGGTGGCCACGGTGCAGGTGCCGCTTTTCCACCGCAACAGCAGCGAAGAAAAAATCACGGGCCTGCGCGGCTTCACCTACAACCTGGTAAACGGGCAGGTGCAAAAAAGCAAGCTGGAAAGCAGCAACGTCTTTACCGAAGACCGCACCAAAAACGTGCGGGTGCGCAAGTTTACGCTGCCCGATGTGCGCGAGGGCGCCGTGATTGAGTACGCCTACATCGTGACGTCGGACTTCTTTTTCAACTTCCAGGACTGGACCTTTCAGCGCGACATCCCCACGCGCTGGAGCGAGTTTCGGGCCACCATTCCCGAGTATTTCCACTACAAAATGCTGATGCAGGGCTACCACCCCCTGGAAGTGCAGACAAAGACGGACAACATGACGCAGTTTACGGTGCACACGGCGGGCGGCTTTTCCGGCAGCGGCTTTGGCACCACCCGCGAAGCCGCCAGCAACGAAACCGTGACGGCCCGCGTGACCAACTACAACTGGGCCATGAAGAACGTGCCGGCGTTTCGCAACGAGCCGTTCATGACCACTTCCGAGGACTACGTCGACCGCATCAACTTCCAGCTGGCGGGCGAGCAGTTTCCCGGGCAGGCCTACCAAAACGTAGCTGCCACCTGGGACAAGATTAACTCGGAGCTCCTGAGCGATGAGAACTTTGGCTTGCAGCTCGACCGCGGCAATTTCCTGAAGCCCCAGATGCAGGCCCTGGCCACCCAATACCCCGACGTGGCGGAACGCGCCGCCGCCGTGCGCGAGGTGGTGATGAGCGGCATTCGCTACGACGGCACCAACCGCTACTCTACCGATGGCTCGCTGCGCAAAGCCTACGACGCCCACCTGGGCAGCGCGGCCGACGTGAACCTGCTGCTCATTGCCGGCCTGCGCGATGCTGGCATTCCGGCCCAGCCCCTGCTGCTGAGCACCCGCAGCCACGGCCGCGTAAACGAGGCCCTGGCGCTGCTCGACAAGTTTAACTACGTGGTGGCCCTGGTGCCGCTGGCCGATGGCAAAGACCTGCTCCTGGACGCCACCGAGCCGCTGCTGCCCGCCGGCGTGCTGCCCGAGCGCTGCCTCAACCACCTGGGCCGCCTGATAACGAAGAAGCCCGAAGACGGCCGCTGGGTCGACCTGTCGCCCGCCCAGCGCCACGTGCGCTACCAGCAAGTGCAGCTCACCATGGACGCGCAAGGCGGCCTGACCGGCAAAGTGCACCAGGAGCACGGCGGCTACGCCGGCGTGGCCGCCCGCAAGCACATGGCCACCCTGGGCGAGAAAAAATACCTGGCCGAGCTAACCACCCAGCACAGCACCTGGACCGTGCCCAAGCTCACGGTGGGCCAGCGCGAAAACGTGGCCAAGCCCCTGGCCCTGGACTACGAATTCACGCAGCCCGCCGACGACAACGCCACCGCCGGCACCTTCTACCTGAGCCCGCTCCGGGAGTTTAGCAGCGAGCAAAACCCCTTCCGCCACGACGACCGCCTGTTTCCCGTGGACTTTGGCGCCGCACAGGACGAAACCACCATGGTGACCCTCACGCTGCCCACGGGCTACGAGCTGGCCGAAATGCCCAAGTCCGCCGTACTGGACCTCCCCGACGGCGGGGGCCGTTTCCTCTACAGCGTTGCCACTACTACCCCAAATACGGTGCAGCTCACCGGCCGCCTGAGCCTGCGCAAGCCCGCCTACGCCGCCGCAGAATACGCCCAGCTCCGCGAGTTCTACCGCCTCATGCTGCAAAAGCAAGGCGAGAAACTGGTGATTAAAAAGAAGGCATAG
- a CDS encoding DUF3857 domain-containing protein — protein MKALLPFLAALPLSSFLSLHPAAPVPKYAVADIPATLQEGAHAVLRADDEVVTVKSAGRLVHTVHRVITVLDPAGDDFGRQTVSYDALNSLSYLRGAVYDADGRLLHQLRAAEIHDQGMGDAGGSFMTDIRVRYADLRQPQTPYTVEFEYEIVSDNTLFYPDWQPQEEEGLAVQNATFRVTTPAALPLRYQERELPAGTAVAHTTASNQDIYEWKLANLPAAEDEEAAPPLYCTTPRVVLAPSTFEVQGHKGTAASWQSFGQWNYELNAGRDVLPPATLAKVAALVKDAPDARTRAQRVYEMLQGSTRYISVQLGLGGWQTFPASSVASNGYGDCKALSNYTKALLAAAGVPAYVALVGAGAEHPDLRADFPSSQFNHAIVCVPMTKAGRPDTLWLECTSQTDAFGYMGSFTGNRHALLLTPQGGQLVATPRYGTAENRRERRIDLYLDAVGGATATARTLRTGQEQDLYAQLLHELGPVEQKKYVTDRLKLPTFTLTKFNLAATAPGPTPGVVETLGLTLPGFAMPSGKRVFVTPNLLSRLPALPAQVGERQAAVWLPHASLQADTVRLHLPPGFRPETLPSPVQFSTAYGTYASQYQALLDGTVQYIRRLELKRAQMPRTAYTGYLDFRRKISLADKAQIVLLKTES, from the coding sequence GTGAAAGCACTGCTACCCTTCCTTGCTGCACTGCCCCTGAGCAGCTTTCTATCCTTACACCCTGCAGCTCCGGTGCCTAAATACGCCGTGGCGGATATTCCGGCAACGCTGCAGGAGGGTGCGCACGCCGTGCTGCGGGCCGACGACGAGGTAGTGACCGTAAAATCGGCTGGGCGGCTGGTGCACACCGTGCACCGGGTGATAACCGTGCTGGACCCTGCTGGCGACGACTTTGGCCGCCAAACGGTGAGCTACGACGCCCTCAACTCCCTGAGCTACCTGCGCGGGGCGGTGTATGATGCCGATGGCCGCCTGCTGCACCAACTGCGGGCCGCCGAAATCCACGACCAGGGCATGGGCGACGCCGGCGGCAGCTTCATGACCGATATCCGCGTGCGCTACGCCGACCTGCGCCAGCCCCAGACGCCCTACACCGTTGAATTCGAATACGAAATCGTATCCGACAACACCTTATTTTATCCCGACTGGCAGCCCCAGGAAGAGGAAGGCCTGGCCGTGCAAAACGCTACGTTCCGTGTAACCACGCCCGCTGCCCTGCCGTTGCGCTACCAGGAGCGGGAGCTGCCAGCAGGCACCGCCGTGGCCCACACCACCGCAAGCAACCAGGACATCTACGAGTGGAAGCTAGCCAACCTGCCAGCCGCCGAAGACGAGGAAGCCGCCCCGCCGCTGTACTGTACCACGCCCAGGGTAGTGCTGGCCCCCAGCACCTTCGAAGTCCAAGGCCACAAAGGCACCGCGGCCAGTTGGCAAAGCTTTGGCCAGTGGAACTATGAGCTCAACGCCGGCCGCGATGTGCTCCCACCCGCCACGCTGGCCAAGGTAGCCGCCCTGGTAAAAGACGCCCCCGATGCCCGCACCCGGGCCCAGCGGGTGTACGAAATGCTGCAAGGCAGCACCCGCTACATCTCGGTGCAGCTGGGCCTGGGCGGCTGGCAAACCTTCCCCGCTAGCTCCGTGGCCAGCAACGGCTACGGCGACTGCAAAGCCCTGAGCAACTACACCAAGGCCCTGCTGGCCGCTGCTGGCGTGCCCGCCTACGTGGCGCTGGTAGGCGCTGGCGCCGAACACCCCGACCTGCGCGCCGACTTTCCCAGCTCGCAGTTCAACCACGCCATTGTGTGCGTTCCCATGACCAAAGCAGGCCGCCCCGACACCCTGTGGCTGGAATGCACCAGCCAAACGGATGCCTTTGGCTACATGGGCAGCTTCACCGGCAACCGCCACGCACTGCTGCTCACGCCCCAGGGCGGGCAGCTGGTGGCCACGCCCCGCTACGGCACCGCCGAAAACCGCCGCGAACGCCGCATCGACCTGTACCTGGATGCCGTGGGCGGGGCCACCGCCACGGCCCGCACCCTGCGCACTGGCCAGGAGCAGGACCTCTACGCCCAGCTGCTGCACGAGTTGGGTCCCGTGGAGCAGAAAAAGTACGTAACCGACCGGCTCAAGCTGCCCACCTTCACCCTCACCAAATTCAACCTGGCGGCCACCGCCCCCGGCCCCACGCCGGGCGTAGTCGAAACCCTGGGGCTCACGCTGCCGGGCTTTGCCATGCCCAGCGGCAAGCGCGTGTTTGTGACCCCTAACCTGCTGAGCCGCCTGCCCGCCCTGCCGGCGCAGGTAGGCGAGCGCCAGGCCGCCGTGTGGCTGCCCCACGCCAGCTTGCAGGCCGATACCGTGCGCCTGCACCTGCCGCCCGGCTTCCGGCCCGAAACTCTGCCCTCGCCCGTGCAGTTCAGTACCGCCTACGGCACCTACGCCAGCCAATACCAGGCCCTGCTCGATGGCACGGTGCAGTACATCCGTCGGCTTGAGCTGAAACGCGCCCAAATGCCCCGTACCGCCTACACCGGCTATCTGGACTTCCGCCGCAAAATCAGCCTTGCCGACAAAGCCCAAATTGTGCTGCTGAAAACGGAGAGCTGA